ACGACAGTATGTGAAGAAACAGACTGAACATTGCGTACAAAAAATGCACAATAGCATCACACTCAAAGCTCGAACTATAGTAACGGAGTATTAGAGTTGTATTGAAAACCCTAATGCATGGATTGTTGAGTGCTTGCGTGATATTTGTTATTATaagtataaatacaaatatatgcacATAGTTACTGtggtaaaatgaaaataaatctaaataattatGCACTGCCATACTTGGGAGACACTTTTTGACAATGCACGAGCTAAAACATaaatgtcatgcgaaaatggggtttatgCCGTATGCGGCCAGCGTGGCTCATAAccagctaccctgtccgctataaagtcaagcAAGGTCTCGTGGTCTTATTGGCGGACTGGATAGCTCCTGACCTGACTGTGCAATTGTAAAGGCTTTTCTATAGCTACGTTGGCCCTTTTTGGCccaagacccattttcgcatgacgcgccCTAAATCATAATCACGCGAACCTTCACACCACCGCAAGCCGACTGCAACACGTGAACTTTTCACTATCACTCGGGCTTACCACGTAAATAATATACCCGGACGAGGCAACAACTCCGAGAGTTATCTGccaacaaaaatattcaaattcacAGTCCGCACGGAAAATGTGTAATAAAATCGATTACATCTATAGGTCACCTGACTTCtttcgattttttttatacaagagTATACAGTAGGGATGATCTATAGCAAAAGTCGCAAAACAAGATCTAGAACCCTTGCTGTTCCTATTGGATAGTATACACAAAAAGGAAAacgtttttttctaaataaaaatattgtgcatacatacaattgcaaaattaaaaacaatgctttaaataattacaaatgagaattacaataataatttcaaataataggAAAATGACAACAGCACcacataacatacatttaaaactgTTGATGTAAATCTCTTGAAATTCCGAAAAAAAATGAACAATCAAGTTAAGTGTTAAAGTTTATAGTTACTGTTTTCCGTTTATGGGAAAAAGGAAACACatttcttataaataactatttttgatgtgcttgttaatttatttatttaagtcttacAAATATAAGTACGGACTCATATTTTATCGATGAAAAATAGGGTTTACAAGATAGACCGAGAGTGGCTAAGAAAAATGTAAGGGTTTACTCTACCGACCGGAAGTGGATGCGAAAAATTTCTCAACCTTTTGATTTGATCGCATCTCTCGGCGTCTCCGTGCTCCGTATGCATGTGATTGGACGAGCAGACGTACACTTTGTGCGCGTCGATACACTGAGATACTTCCGCTTCCGTCGCGTGGTTGTGACCGTCTGCGCAGATGTGCGGGAGTCCATCCACCACTCGGCGGCCCTTTGTTGAGACCGTGTTGACCGAACCTCCGTACAGGAAGTTCGGTGTTATAGGGTTGCTTTGTCGGTATCGACTCatgtctaaaaataaaaataaataacatgcacagtaacaaatattttaaagtacatttacaTTTTACATACTTTATCAATATGTAGAAATCCTTGTGGTATGCTTACCAGTAAATcatgacgctcgattggtcattgtcggctcgggtacaactaacatgtaccccgggtactcttaagcatacttacatgtaccccgggtacggtaaatatacttaatcgtacccggtcgatattagactgtacccgagttgtattcccgcctaaaatccgatgtcgtaaaacgcgctaccgattatcttaaacaaacttctctttaaaacaactgcgtcaacatgctttgtgagtaagagtttcaataatatagaggtcattttacagaaaattgacatacatgtgtatataattaatttaaaaaatagccgacaacgaccgatttagtgttaaatttcccgggtacgttttagtatatttaccatacccggggtacatgtaagtatacttaagagtacccggggcacatgtaagtagtacccgagccgacaatgaccaatcgagcgtcatgATTTACTGGTaagcatactactactactactactactactactactactactactactactactactactactactactactactactactactactctactacttctactactactacttctactactactctactactactactactactactactactactactactactactactactactactactactatttctacaactactactaccactactactactactactactactactactactactactactactactactactactactactactactactactactactactactattactactactgctgctactgctactgcttctgctactgctactactactgctactgctactgctactgctactgctacttcttctactactactactactactactactactactactactactactactactactacttactactttactactactactactactactactactactactactactactactactactactactactactacaactacaactacaactacaacaactactactactactactactactactactactaccatactactactacgactactacgactactactactactactactgttactgctgctgctgctactactactactacaactactacttctactactactactactactactactactactactactactactaactactactactactactactactactactactactactactgctgcttctgctgctgctactgctgctgctactgctgcttctactactactactactactactactactactactactactactactactactactactactactactactactactacactactactactactactactactaccatactactactactactcgactactactactactacttactactactactactactactactactactactactactactactactactactactactactactacttactactactactactactactactactgttactgctactgctgctgctactactactactactactactactactactactactactactactactactactactactactactactactactactactactactactgcttctgctgctgctactgctgctgctactgctgcttctactactactacttctactactactactactactactactactactactactactactactactactactactactactactactactactactactaccatactactactactacttcgactactactactactactactactactactactactactactactactactactactactactactactgctactgctaatgctaatgctactgctactactactactgctactgctactgctattgctactgctactactgctactactgctactactgctactactacttctactactacaactactactactattactacgaatactactactactactaccactaccactccTACTCCTatgcctactactactactactactactactactactactactactactactactattactactactactactactactactactactactactactactactactacttctactactactactactactactactactactactactactactactactactactactactacttctactactactactactactactactactactactactactactactactactactactaacgactactactactacctactactactactcttactactactattactactactactcttacttctactactactactactgactactactactactactactactactactactactactactactactactactactactactactacttactactactactactactactactactatactacgactactaatctactactactactactactactactactactactactacttactactaactagctactactactactactactactactactatctactactactactacactactaatactactactgactagttactactactactactactacttactactactactactcttactacaacacgactactactacttactactactactactactactactactactactactatactactactactactactttactactacttactacgactactactactactactactactactactactactactactactatcactactactactactactactactactactactactactactactactactactactactactattactactacttctactactactactactaactactactacttctactactacttctactacttctactactactacttatactaataataaagttaataataataataataataatcataataataatataataataataataagaataagaaaataataataataataatagtattataataatataataataataataataataataataataataataatataataatatatattattattatattattattattattattattattattattattattattattattattattattaattttcctGATTCATATATCATTTGATGTTTTTACCCATGAGTACATGCGTTTTTAATGTTAACGTTAATGAAACCTAAGCAAAATACAGGACATGGCATGATCGCAAAACACTCCTGTGGTAGAAAGAGAAAACCATTATTTACGTCTTAATGAACAAAATTCGACATTAAAGGCCGTAAATACAATCCATTTGCATTAAAACAAGCTATAAATTAATGTTGGTTCGTTATTTACGTTGTTCGCATGATACAAAAACCGCTGTTTCACTCATTACGGGAAACATAACCAAACAGTACGTTTCAAGTCGATACTTGACTTAATATTATGCTTGAAACAACGAGAGAGAAATTTAAATGTCACTTTTCCATTAAATGTCACGTAACAATAAGTTTACGCACCACACAAAACTaactttaaaagaaaatgttaatcATAAATTACCTGTTACAGTTTTAAATCCTTGACAGTCCTAAGTAAAATAAATGAGAACTTCGGTTTACTGTGACACTGAATGGTGAAATATGTAAATATAGCCTATTGATTTGCTGTTAGGATATCGGCCGTTGCTACAATAAATATGGGATATTGAATCAATTAAAGGGAGTGCACTGCGGATTAAAATAAACGGCGAAGATAACTCGACCAATACAAATACCAGACACAAAGGCGGAAAGGATGTGTAGGATTATTTAGGATTACTTGGATTTGATTTTGATCATATTGCATATTTTTGTGATGGATTAATAAATAAATGGGATTAGAACTTTGAAATTTTAAGCAAATGCACTCGAAATCAGTTTGTTAAGTCCTGTTCTTTCCCCTAACTTTTTTCGCCTATTCTCCTGAAAACCGTGATTTAATAAATCCCTATTTAGTTACATCATGCACGTTGTTTACATGGGATATAATGCGATGCCCGTGTAAAATCTTTGTATTTATGTACAGGAGAAGCTCAACGcccatatttatttgtttacatgtagtttttgtaattttgtttgtgTATCTTCTTATGCTCTTTCTTGATGATCGCATAACATTTTGGTtgttctgctgtaaaaatggtCAGTAATAATACTGAAACTAGACTGAAATAGATTAcatagtaaaaatattattttaattaatagtactatgtagtgaattcgtatttgtaaactttgataaagcccgtttgggcgaaatattattttaattaatagtgtgtttttactatgaaatatgtatatctttatccctactggatataaaactgagtAGTGAAATAgattaaacaatacatgtattactgTGTCTCGAATTATCTTACTAACATTAATTGTTGACTTCGCTACCGTAAGCTGTATAAACATAAAAATCACATGCGCGCTTTCCTTGAAAACAGACACAATTCATGACCTCATTTGCAAAGAAAGAAGAACTGTTAAACATTATCtttcaaacaaaacaaagaatATATCTAGATGCACGAATACATTTCATCCTCTTCTGTCATATAATAAGCGATCCATGAAAACTAGCCTGACGTGTACAACAGTACTCACCCGACCAGACAACATGTGCCCACGTGCTTCAAAGAAAAGGAACAGGCCAACAGATTAATAATTCCTATCATTCTCCTCTAACGATTTTGGCTTATTTTTTCGAAACCTTGTCTTGATAACTCCCTATTTAGGCACACCATGACCGTTGTTCACACGGGATATTAAGCGATCCACATATACAATCTTTGTATGTCTGTAAATAATAGGCTCAATGCCaacattaatttttgttgttCACTTGtctgttattttttatattttgtttgtttatctcCTATCCGGTTTGCTTTTATAATTTAACTTCTGTGTATATGCCCTTGTACTTATTGTCATACTAATAACTGCACGGAATGAAATCAATATGAATACAAACAGCTAACAGGCAAAGTAAAGGAGTTGTTCGCTACAACGCAACCACAATTAGTAGTGTCACTGCATATAGTTGTCCATTTTTGATACTAACTTAAACTACGGTAACTCACGTGCCTTCCGCGTGGGACGTTAAACGGGTAACAAAGTATTGGTGCTGTACACAAGACACTTAAAAGAACCAACGGCGCCCCTGGAATCGGGGTGTTTCCTGTATCCCGCTCGAGATTCCACTTACACCTCCTTGGGCGGAGAGCACAAAGACACTACTCAAATACAGTATATTGATTGTAccatttattaaatttgttttgatgTATCTCAATCATATAGTAATCTTACACTAGACATAAAATTATAAGCTAAACCATTACATGGTTTGTACATTTTTTACACCCTTAGTATGGGGGCGGCGATCATGTGCCGCCTTCGTATTTCGTACGCGGCCTGGATGTTTGGCAGCCAGTGGTTAGGAATGACCGATGTCGACTCTGGGAAAGAGTCCGTTTTGATTCCTCACTCGAATTCAGACAAAATTTAATCAAACTATAGAATCCAACGATAGCAAACCAGTGTCATTATACGATATATGATAATGTCCTAGCATACACTAAGAACTACGTTGTGTATTGGTTACGAATATATTAAGAGCCTTTATTGATTAATTAGACCATAAAGTAAAcgaacttaatatttaaaacatacttttatctAACAACTAAACTGGACATAATATCTAATTATTCTCCCTAAGTCAGTATCCTACGTATAgcatataaatgtattaattcaaATCTATTATTCAAGCCTACATCTCAACCTAGTTAATGTAAACAGCAATAAAAGAGGACAACTAGTTGTCATGGTCAGCAAGAGGGTTGAAGTTGGATCGCATGTTTCAATTTCCGCGTTTAGAGGCGTAGTGCGGGGAAATGATGTGCGGTCGCCGGAGTCGGCTTCGTCGGCTTGGATGCACTTTTGGAGCGACGGTGGTTTCTGCGCGCTGGGGGCTGAAACAAACTTCTGTATACATCTGGACTATCTGCACGATATCCGCTCCAGATAATGCAAGACAATAAAAACATACGTTCCAGGTTCATGTGTGCAATACATAGCATATAGCACAGCAGTGCAGTAATTACATATTCCGCCTTCAAATAACGATGTATAAAAGGTAAGACTATGTCTGTATGATATAATATGTTGTGGCTCTTTAAGCTTTTGGCATCTAAATTTCTTACCCGATGAGCCACGGATAAAAGTTACCTCAGAATGATGTCGTGAAGACGCGGAGGGACTTCATGCAAtgaaacacacacatacacataccaATTGAATACAGACATTGTTTTGCGACAGATTTAGATGCgaaaagtttttaaaaatacGTGTTGTTTTTTATAGTGGAACTGAATGAGTTGAATTATATGTAGTGAATAAATATGtacaacatgttttatgttactACGATGAATTTTAAAGGGAAtcaatatttatatgtaaatataagaaATGGAATTTTTTGACCTTACACTTTACATAGCAAATTCCCGGTTAAGTGTTGCCCtcgattgttttgttttcaacaaatttaaCATTTCACTACCTTTTTGAGATGGAAAATAGTTAAaacgagattatacgatttttttttatatgtgttaacttgtaatatattgataaaatatgttacaataacacaaaataggcaagaaaaattattcCTTAAAAACGAATTTtgtaaaatgcagcaaagacaaattagcgccccgagccgattgagacgaacatattttcctacaataaccgaagcattcgtctttttattaggaccagagttagtatTCGTGTGCCgaatgaatatatatcgttgcaggaatttaaaatgaaccgttaaactaagtttagattcacatcgtacatgcatgatatacaatgctggcaaattcgactgtacagccgtttacgatttcagaattaaatatcttgcttatttcgccttttacgacacatgttcttcacgccgggtatgcgaatacttcgtttacggatggcacttcacttacagagaacaacaaacgccacgcgcgagaggtgagttcttcagtttttttgtatttatgttctgtttatttggtttttagacacagaacattgtttgggtgattaatggtatagcacttcgtattgcgaagaaagaaattcgcggaaaaacggtgaattattaaaaaaaaaacgatgaaattccatcgataatcagcatgaattgaatgatcagtacatatttaaacaaaataaacatacttggaaataattaagaacgtgcttactattcgaaataaaagatcaatatatccagtaatgttacaacatgttacattttagtttactaatgtatttgagaaaattcaaatgttttaagagtcgcatgcacatttttcatctgcacttcgtttaccgatcatctaaaaaacaatggcacttcgtttcccgacatctagacacttttttccagatataacacactcgttttttgtgaatcaaaaatgcagaattcgctgtggaatactgttaaagtaagcaggcaataaataaaaatgtatgtacttagtacgcaaataaaaaacgaataaccgaagcgtgttcttatccctttgaaatatgattatgatttggtataaatgtgaaagataaatgttaaacaaattggatatgtctaatgagtaaaatctacatgaccatatattttaaattacgttctaagcggttgatctaaagcatttatctttatgtccaaatgaaggtactaaggctatttacttttatattagatagcatgtcatgaataatcactctgcttaaactgcctctcagagattaatatcagcagcgatgcaggttcgaaattctattggaactttttgggtcaatgtcaataaacgaaaatagcaataaaagaacgggcggggttgatttaatcacacgatagtggtgtaaaaattatgcatatccgtctttgttttaatataaacacaacacatgctgcatatgaagttctatccaatatagcaccctaaacttcgtttgtgtgggtatactaagtactgactccataatatgacatttaaacattttatgtacgcattcctttttttcc
This is a stretch of genomic DNA from Dreissena polymorpha isolate Duluth1 chromosome 7, UMN_Dpol_1.0, whole genome shotgun sequence. It encodes these proteins:
- the LOC127839066 gene encoding uncharacterized protein LOC127839066, giving the protein MSRYRQSNPITPNFLYGGSVNTVSTKGRRVVDGLPHICADGHNHATEAEVSQCIDAHKVYVCSSNHMHTEHGDAERCDQIKREEELLRDKELQRKHEREMMDKQIKMADNLRAMGWNFKVHGMPQLAWKES